One genomic region from Amycolatopsis sp. FBCC-B4732 encodes:
- a CDS encoding copper resistance CopC family protein, with translation MRKALVALALTVVAVLGTATPALAHNVLISSDPANGSSVAAGPQKISLTFDQYVQGADVNQIAVTGPGGGQWAEGPISVVNNVISAPLRPLGPAGKYTVGYRVLSADGHPVTGELTFTLTAAGTGTPATVDAARSPGSTSSASPQQSSSTGVPIWVWVAGAVVLLAIGLTVALRSGGKVEEKN, from the coding sequence ATGCGGAAGGCGCTCGTCGCGCTGGCGCTGACGGTGGTGGCCGTGCTCGGCACGGCCACCCCGGCGCTCGCGCACAACGTGCTGATCTCCTCGGACCCGGCGAACGGCTCGTCCGTCGCCGCCGGCCCGCAGAAGATCAGCCTGACGTTCGACCAATACGTGCAGGGCGCGGACGTCAACCAGATCGCGGTGACCGGACCCGGCGGCGGCCAGTGGGCCGAAGGACCGATCAGCGTGGTGAACAACGTCATCAGCGCGCCGCTGCGGCCGCTCGGCCCGGCGGGGAAGTACACCGTCGGCTACCGGGTGCTCTCCGCGGACGGCCACCCGGTGACCGGTGAGCTCACCTTCACCCTGACCGCGGCGGGCACCGGCACGCCGGCGACCGTCGACGCGGCCCGCTCGCCGGGCAGCACGTCGTCGGCGTCCCCGCAGCAGTCCTCGTCCACCGGGGTGCCGATCTGGGTCTGGGTCGCCGGTGCCGTCGTGCTGCTGGCCATCGGGCTGACGGTGGCGCTCCGCTCGGGCGGCAAAGTCGAAGAGAAGAACTGA
- a CDS encoding copper resistance D family protein, translated as MTQAETTTNVRYSTLLCVVTAGLLGALIGVALTATAPVPGVVQPDAVVSAGIPVVRVLLDLAAVTTIGLALLSVLVGYDRPKLTEPILRLARPAGVAAALVWATTAVVALILQTAEYKPGSSTLSPSDIGQYIAAVGAGKALVIVAVLALAHAGIGALALRFGEKVPAEVRVGLGLFALLPLPVTGHASNWNYHDYTMISMELHVMSAVAWTGGLGAMAVLLVANRTLLAHALPRFSKLATLCLVLSAATGLFNGLVEISLNPTIGFWAAIFTTPYGQLLILKTACTGVVALLGAHVRWRLMPQIVRHQRTALAAWATLELTVMGLAFGFAVVLTRAPVVAS; from the coding sequence ATGACGCAGGCCGAGACCACCACGAACGTCCGCTATTCGACGCTGCTGTGCGTCGTCACGGCGGGACTGCTGGGCGCCCTCATCGGCGTCGCGCTCACCGCCACCGCGCCGGTCCCCGGCGTGGTGCAGCCCGACGCGGTGGTCTCGGCCGGCATCCCGGTCGTGCGGGTCCTGCTCGACCTGGCCGCGGTCACGACCATCGGGCTCGCCCTGCTGTCCGTGCTCGTCGGCTACGACCGGCCGAAGCTCACCGAGCCGATCCTGCGGCTGGCCCGCCCGGCCGGGGTCGCGGCCGCGCTGGTCTGGGCCACCACCGCGGTCGTCGCGCTGATCCTGCAGACCGCTGAGTACAAGCCGGGTTCGTCGACGCTCTCGCCGTCGGACATCGGGCAGTACATCGCCGCCGTCGGCGCCGGGAAGGCGCTCGTCATCGTCGCGGTGCTCGCGCTCGCCCACGCCGGGATCGGCGCGCTGGCGCTGCGGTTCGGCGAGAAGGTGCCGGCGGAGGTGCGCGTCGGGCTCGGCCTGTTCGCGCTGCTGCCGCTGCCGGTCACCGGGCACGCGTCGAACTGGAACTACCACGACTACACGATGATCTCGATGGAGCTGCACGTCATGAGCGCCGTCGCCTGGACCGGCGGCCTCGGCGCGATGGCCGTGCTCCTGGTGGCGAACCGGACGCTGCTGGCGCACGCGCTGCCGCGGTTCTCGAAGCTCGCGACGCTCTGCCTGGTCCTCTCCGCGGCGACCGGCCTGTTCAACGGCCTGGTCGAAATCTCGCTCAACCCGACCATCGGGTTCTGGGCGGCGATCTTCACGACGCCGTACGGGCAGCTGCTCATCCTGAAGACGGCGTGCACCGGCGTCGTCGCGCTGCTGGGCGCGCACGTCCGCTGGCGGCTGATGCCGCAGATCGTCCGGCACCAGCGGACCGCGCTCGCCGCGTGGGCGACGCTGGAGCTGACCGTGATGGGGCTGGCCTTCGGGTTCGCCGTCGTGCTCACGCGGGCGCCGGTCGTCGCGTCCTGA